CTGTGGTCATGGTGGGCAGGTATTTCCAGAAGAGACGCGCGCTCGCCCAGGGCCTCAGCACCACGGGGACGGGCTTCGGCACGTTCCTCATGACCGTTCTGCTCAAGTACCTCTGCGCGGAGTATGGCTGGCGGAATGCGATGTTTATCCAAGGCGCCGTGTCCTTAAATCTGTGCGTCTGTGGGGCGCTCATGAGGCCACTCTCGTCGGGGACAGACAGAAATGACCCAGGACGGAAAGACGCACGGGTCCACCCCGCTCAGGCCGCCGAGGCGGTGAAGTCCAGGGGACGCCTGGGCGGGCCGGAGGAGCCGGACGGCGGGCCGGGGGTCGAGGAGCCCTGCCGGGACCTCCAAGCCCAGGAGCGCGGGGAGAAGGCAGGGCCCAGGAAGCCCACGCGAGCTCTGTGGGTCCTTAAGGCCGTGAGCCAGCTCACCGTGCGGGTCAAGAAGGGCTTCGGCGACTGGTATTCGGGCTATTTCGGCACGGCCTCTCTCTTTACCAATCGAATGTTTGTGGCCTTTATTTTCTGGGCTCTGTTTGCCTACAGCAGTTTCGTCATCCCTTTCATCCACCTGCCAGAGATAGTCAACCTGTACAACTTGTCGGAGCAGAACGACGTTTTCCCGCTGACTTCCATCATAGCGATAGTTCACATCTTTGGAAAAGTCGTCCTGGGGGTCGTGGCCGACCTGCCTTGCATCAGCGTCTGGAACGTCTTTCTGATTGCCAACTTCACGCTCGTCGTCAGCATTTTCCTCTTGCCGCTGATGCACACGTACGCTGGCCTGGCGGTCATCTGCGCCCTGATAGGCTTCTCCAGTGGCTATTTCTCCCTCATGCCTGTTGTGACGGAGGATCTGGTTGGGATCGAACACCTGGCGAGTGCGTACGGCATCATCATCTGTGCCAACGGCATCTCGGCGCTGCTGGGACCGCCTTTCGCAGGTAAACCGCCCGGGACGGGAAGGGCTTTGGCGTGCACGTGGGGGGCTGGACTGTGATCTCATTAAAGCGGTCAAGTCCAAGGTACGTAGGGAGGCAGTCTCTGTGCGCGGCTGCGCTCCTTGTGTCTTCCCGGTTCTTGCCTTCCCAGCTTCTCATTTATAACTGCTGGCAAGTTCAGGGTCATTCTTTCGCGTAGAATGTAGAGGAACCTTTTCGTGTAAGACAAAGTGGCCAGGCTGGGGAGGCGAGCAGGCAAGTGGATAGGGACTGTGGGAAAGTCCAGGGCCGCTACCCGGCTCCCGGGGATTTCTCTTGCCCAGAAATACCAAGAATTGTGCCAGATCTTCTGTGTTTGggggctttgtgtgtgtgtgtgttcttctttttcaatatgagcTAGGACCCTGGCCTCTCAGGTGGCATTTCCAGGTTTTCACAGCCTTGTGGGCAGGCCCAACAGAACACATGCACCGACCCCGTCTCACCCCATATTAGCCTCCTAGTGCTGCTGTAATAAATTGCCAAAAATCCAGCAGCTTCAACCACCCGAATCTATTCTCAGACAT
The nucleotide sequence above comes from Dasypus novemcinctus isolate mDasNov1 chromosome 7, mDasNov1.1.hap2, whole genome shotgun sequence. Encoded proteins:
- the SLC16A14 gene encoding monocarboxylate transporter 14 isoform X2, with the translated sequence MYTSHEDIGYDFEDDPKDKKTLKPHPDIDGGWAWMMVLSSFLVHILIMGSQMALGVLNVEWLEEFHQSRGLTAWVSSLSMGITLIVGPFIGFFINTCGCRWTAIIGGVVNSLGWVLSAYAANVHYLFITFGVTAGFGSGMAYLPAVVMVGRYFQKRRALAQGLSTTGTGFGTFLMTVLLKYLCAEYGWRNAMFIQGAVSLNLCVCGALMRPLSSGTDRNDPGRKDARVHPAQAAEAVKSRGRLGGPEEPDGGPGVEEPCRDLQAQERGEKAGPRKPTRALWVLKAVSQLTVRVKKGFGDWYSGYFGTASLFTNRMFVAFIFWALFAYSSFVIPFIHLPEIVNLYNLSEQNDVFPLTSIIAIVHIFGKVVLGVVADLPCISVWNVFLIANFTLVVSIFLLPLMHTYAGLAVICALIGFSSGYFSLMPVVTEDLVGIEHLASAYGIIICANGISALLGPPFAGWIYDITQKYDFSFYICGLLYMVGILFLLIQPCFRIIEQSRKKYMDSTHV
- the SLC16A14 gene encoding monocarboxylate transporter 14 isoform X1, whose protein sequence is MYTSHEDIGYDFEDDPKDKKTLKPHPDIDGGWAWMMVLSSFLVHILIMGSQMALGVLNVEWLEEFHQSRGLTAWVSSLSMGITLIVGPFIGFFINTCGCRWTAIIGGVVNSLGWVLSAYAANVHYLFITFGVTAGFGSGMAYLPAVVMVGRYFQKRRALAQGLSTTGTGFGTFLMTVLLKYLCAEYGWRNAMFIQGAVSLNLCVCGALMRPLSSGTDRNDPGRKDARVHPAQAAEAVKSRGRLGGPEEPDGGPGVEEPCRDLQAQERGEKAGPRKPTRALWVLKAVSQLTVRVKKGFGDWYSGYFGTASLFTNRMFVAFIFWALFAYSSFVIPFIHLPEIVNLYNLSEQNDVFPLTSIIAIVHIFGKVVLGVVADLPCISVWNVFLIANFTLVVSIFLLPLMHTYAGLAVICALIGFSSGYFSLMPVVTEDLVGIEHLASAYGIIICANGISALLGPPFAGPHWWRLVSTHPFLKPPSKFEGQEIMEGNGLGPVVRASVYHMGGPWFKPRASLTRVELAHAQC